The proteins below are encoded in one region of Metabacillus dongyingensis:
- a CDS encoding carbohydrate ABC transporter permease, whose protein sequence is MEPVHVNTATQPLSYRHSRKQKVKRHWDKYGLIYIFLVPILIHFAIFQLFPILFSLVLTFTNWPVIGEPQFIGLKNWMALFKDQLALKAIWNTVLFSFYYIVPTMALGLILALLINSGKRGTGFFKGLFFLPVVTSFVVISGIWAWIFKGTNEGFINTLLTALGMDPQLFLSDSKQALIVLAGLSIFKVCGSTMIYYYAGLQSMPGELYEAAKIDGASSWKIFWKITFPLLLPIHFYVAIITTIGSFQIFDSAFILTSGGPSQSTTTIVYYLYQEGFTSLRLGYASVLAYVLFVIILGISLLQKKYMGKEISYK, encoded by the coding sequence ATGGAGCCTGTCCATGTTAACACAGCTACACAGCCTCTATCATATAGGCATAGCAGAAAACAAAAAGTTAAACGCCATTGGGATAAGTACGGTCTAATCTATATCTTTCTAGTGCCGATTCTGATCCACTTTGCCATCTTTCAGCTGTTCCCGATTCTTTTCAGTCTTGTGCTGACGTTTACAAACTGGCCTGTTATTGGGGAACCGCAATTTATTGGGCTAAAAAACTGGATGGCCTTGTTTAAAGATCAGCTGGCCCTGAAAGCCATCTGGAATACAGTTCTTTTTTCCTTTTATTATATTGTTCCGACAATGGCTCTCGGTCTTATTCTTGCTCTTTTAATCAACAGCGGAAAGCGGGGAACAGGATTTTTCAAAGGCCTGTTCTTTCTCCCGGTTGTTACATCGTTTGTTGTCATTTCAGGAATATGGGCGTGGATTTTCAAAGGTACAAATGAAGGATTTATCAATACGCTGCTCACCGCACTTGGCATGGATCCCCAGCTGTTTCTATCGGATTCCAAGCAGGCGCTGATTGTTTTAGCCGGTCTGTCTATTTTTAAAGTCTGCGGAAGCACAATGATTTATTACTATGCCGGGCTGCAATCGATGCCTGGTGAGCTGTATGAAGCGGCGAAAATCGATGGTGCTTCTTCCTGGAAAATATTTTGGAAAATTACGTTTCCGCTTTTATTGCCCATTCACTTTTATGTGGCCATCATTACAACCATTGGCTCCTTCCAGATCTTTGACTCGGCCTTTATCCTGACATCAGGCGGTCCGAGCCAGTCAACGACTACAATCGTTTATTACTTGTACCAGGAAGGGTTTACATCACTTCGGCTCGGCTATGCGAGTGTGCTTGCCTACGTGCTGTTTGTTATAATCCTTGGCATCTCACTGCTTCAGAAAAAATATATGGGAAAAGAAATTTCCTATAAATAA
- a CDS encoding sugar ABC transporter substrate-binding protein: MKGKHIVQILMSLVLVIMLASCSNEASTDGKTADGKFKGELTVWIHPYVGNELKSKQNEVFENMAAEFKKEYPDLKIKFEEIPWANREQKILTALAANQGPDVFYLIPDMMGQFADRGVLTPITDLLSGNFDRSDFPESSLEAVTYKDELYGLPILHEVVANVYNTKVLEDIGASKEDVPETWEEFNALAEKAVAKGYYARGFEGGNTLNGTLYPILWQAGGDVIDENGKVVINNKKGIKAFQTVNDWYKKGWIPKDSISTIDQFSLFAEGKMLAANATGITISTLKERGMTDYVLGPPLKGEKQVTFGTTGMFVVPTSSKNKEAAAKLIEVMTSSENTRAFNEVTKYIPPRKSASDMYNNDPDMKQMTEWLPLTKPGVIHPVARDVMPKVQAELQMMLEGSKSPKQAADAAAEVIQAEIDKQ; the protein is encoded by the coding sequence ATGAAGGGGAAACATATTGTTCAGATTCTGATGTCACTGGTTTTAGTTATTATGCTGGCATCCTGCAGCAATGAGGCATCTACTGATGGGAAAACAGCTGACGGCAAGTTCAAAGGGGAACTCACAGTATGGATTCATCCGTACGTAGGAAATGAACTGAAGTCAAAGCAAAATGAAGTATTCGAGAACATGGCTGCTGAATTTAAGAAAGAATACCCTGATTTAAAGATTAAATTTGAAGAAATCCCGTGGGCAAACAGGGAGCAAAAAATTCTGACGGCACTTGCAGCCAATCAAGGACCGGATGTTTTCTACCTCATTCCTGATATGATGGGACAGTTTGCAGACAGAGGAGTCCTTACGCCGATCACAGATTTGCTGAGCGGAAATTTTGACCGGTCCGATTTTCCGGAGAGTTCTTTGGAAGCGGTCACTTATAAAGACGAACTTTACGGACTTCCTATTCTCCATGAAGTAGTTGCAAATGTCTACAATACAAAAGTTCTTGAAGATATTGGCGCAAGTAAAGAAGATGTGCCGGAGACTTGGGAGGAATTTAACGCACTGGCGGAAAAAGCTGTAGCTAAAGGATATTATGCAAGAGGCTTTGAAGGAGGAAATACGCTAAATGGAACCTTGTATCCGATCCTCTGGCAGGCAGGCGGAGATGTCATTGATGAGAATGGAAAAGTTGTCATTAATAACAAAAAAGGAATCAAAGCTTTTCAAACAGTCAACGACTGGTATAAAAAAGGATGGATTCCTAAGGATTCCATCAGTACAATCGATCAATTCTCTCTTTTTGCAGAAGGAAAGATGCTTGCTGCAAATGCTACAGGAATTACAATCAGTACATTAAAGGAAAGAGGCATGACAGACTATGTTCTGGGTCCGCCGCTTAAAGGAGAGAAACAAGTAACGTTCGGCACTACAGGCATGTTCGTTGTGCCGACAAGCAGCAAAAATAAAGAAGCGGCTGCTAAGCTGATTGAAGTGATGACAAGCTCAGAAAATACAAGAGCCTTTAATGAAGTGACAAAGTATATACCGCCGCGCAAATCGGCTTCTGATATGTATAATAATGATCCAGATATGAAGCAGATGACTGAATGGCTTCCTCTCACAAAGCCTGGCGTCATTCACCCTGTAGCACGTGATGTGATGCCCAAAGTGCAGGCGGAGCTGCAGATGATGCTTGAAGGCAGCAAATCTCCAAAACAAGCAGCGGATGCAGCTGCGGAAGTAATACAGGCGGAAATCGATAAGCAATAG
- a CDS encoding dihydrodipicolinate synthase family protein — protein sequence MLKHEMKELLYEGTVIPAHPLALNADRTLDEDSQRALTRYYMDAGAGGIAVGVHTTQFEIRNQEFNLYEKVLAMAAEEAEMKTGSTPFIKVAGIAGPTQQSIREAKFAAGTGFDLGLVSMGGLTDLTEEQHLNRIKEIAEHIPVFGFYLQPAVGGRVFSYDFWREFADIENVHAIKMAPFNRYQTLDVARAVCHSSRADQIALYTGNDDNIVIDLLTTFSFNVNGSIVEKQIAGGLLGQWSIWTKIAVELFGRIKEARKTASIPSELLLLNQQVTDANAAVFDAANGFKGCIAGINEVLSRQGLLKGRWCLLPDEELSPGQGEEITRVYRDYPQLNDDAFVAGHLEKWKAIGSM from the coding sequence ATGCTTAAACATGAAATGAAAGAGCTGTTATATGAGGGCACTGTCATACCGGCTCATCCTCTTGCCCTCAATGCGGACAGAACACTTGATGAAGATAGCCAGCGGGCATTAACCCGCTATTATATGGATGCCGGGGCAGGCGGAATAGCTGTCGGGGTACATACTACCCAATTTGAAATCCGCAACCAGGAATTTAATCTTTATGAAAAAGTTCTTGCGATGGCAGCTGAAGAAGCGGAAATGAAGACGGGTTCTACGCCTTTTATTAAAGTTGCAGGAATAGCAGGGCCCACTCAACAGTCAATCAGGGAGGCAAAATTTGCAGCAGGCACAGGCTTTGATCTTGGGCTCGTAAGTATGGGAGGCTTAACAGATCTTACAGAAGAGCAGCATTTAAATAGAATAAAAGAAATTGCAGAGCACATCCCGGTCTTTGGTTTTTATCTGCAGCCTGCAGTAGGAGGAAGGGTGTTCAGCTATGATTTTTGGAGGGAGTTTGCTGACATTGAAAACGTCCATGCGATTAAGATGGCTCCATTTAACAGGTATCAGACCCTTGATGTAGCCAGAGCAGTCTGTCATTCGTCCCGTGCCGATCAAATCGCTTTATATACAGGAAACGACGATAACATTGTGATTGACCTTTTGACAACATTTTCGTTCAATGTAAATGGCTCGATTGTTGAAAAGCAGATTGCAGGCGGACTTCTCGGACAATGGTCCATCTGGACAAAGATTGCCGTTGAACTGTTCGGAAGAATCAAGGAAGCAAGAAAAACAGCAAGCATTCCGTCTGAATTGCTTCTCCTGAATCAGCAGGTAACGGATGCAAATGCAGCTGTTTTTGATGCAGCCAATGGGTTTAAGGGCTGTATAGCTGGCATTAATGAAGTTCTCTCCCGGCAGGGTCTTCTTAAAGGGCGCTGGTGCCTTCTTCCGGATGAAGAGCTGAGTCCGGGGCAGGGAGAAGAAATTACGAGGGTATACCGTGATTATCCTCAACTGAACGATGATGCATTTGTTGCTGGACATCTTGAAAAATGGAAAGCTATTGGAAGTATGTGA
- a CDS encoding NAD-dependent epimerase/dehydratase family protein — MLTNEKVEEMMTSPSKELIAEMKMLDGDLLILGIGGKMGPTLAKLAKRAIDEAGVSKRVIGVSRFSSGNLREELEACGIETIIADLLNDEDLQKLPQAENVIYMAGNKFGTQGNEHFTWAMNAYLPGRVAEKYQKSRIVVFSTGNVYPLTSVVQGECTEDYPVNPVGEYAQSCLGRERIMTYFSHKNRTPALLFRLNYAIDMKYGVLLELGKCVYEGRPVDVTMGHVNVIWQGDANEYALRSISLCSSPPKILNITGPEKISVRWISEQFASRFNKKASFTGEEQSTALLNNASHSHQLFGYPKVSLMQMIDWTAEWIEAKGETHNKPTHFQERQGAY; from the coding sequence ATGCTTACAAATGAAAAAGTAGAGGAAATGATGACATCCCCTTCAAAAGAACTGATTGCGGAGATGAAAATGCTTGACGGCGATCTTCTCATCCTCGGCATCGGAGGAAAGATGGGGCCTACTCTGGCAAAACTTGCTAAGCGGGCCATTGATGAAGCCGGAGTTTCAAAGCGGGTCATTGGAGTATCTCGTTTTTCTTCAGGAAATTTGAGAGAAGAGCTTGAAGCCTGCGGGATTGAAACGATTATAGCAGATCTGCTGAATGATGAGGATCTTCAAAAGCTGCCTCAGGCAGAAAACGTGATTTATATGGCAGGCAATAAGTTCGGTACACAGGGCAATGAGCATTTTACATGGGCAATGAATGCCTATTTGCCTGGGAGAGTTGCAGAAAAGTATCAAAAGAGCCGCATCGTTGTTTTTTCAACCGGAAATGTGTATCCGCTCACATCGGTTGTACAGGGCGAATGTACGGAAGATTATCCTGTCAATCCAGTAGGGGAGTACGCTCAGTCCTGTCTTGGAAGAGAACGCATCATGACCTATTTTTCCCATAAAAATCGAACACCGGCCCTTCTTTTCAGGCTGAATTATGCAATTGACATGAAATATGGCGTACTCCTTGAACTTGGAAAGTGTGTTTATGAAGGCAGGCCGGTTGATGTTACGATGGGGCATGTTAATGTCATTTGGCAGGGAGATGCGAATGAATATGCTCTAAGGTCTATTTCTCTGTGCAGCTCACCTCCAAAAATCCTGAATATAACTGGCCCTGAAAAGATATCTGTGCGTTGGATTTCTGAGCAGTTTGCTTCACGTTTCAACAAAAAAGCAAGTTTTACGGGAGAAGAGCAGTCAACAGCGTTATTAAACAATGCGTCACACTCTCATCAGCTTTTCGGATATCCTAAAGTCTCACTGATGCAGATGATTGATTGGACAGCCGAGTGGATTGAAGCGAAAGGGGAAACACACAACAAGCCGACCCACTTTCAGGAAAGGCAGGGAGCTTATTAA
- a CDS encoding WD40 repeat domain-containing protein, whose translation MKSGYFKMFLLLTLIFVIAFPKTGSASQPGTVEKLGTMHHSIGILSAVFGKGPNGEQAMYAVSSGSPAVLNVINVDSGEKISSHKLVGAAQGWGSVIAPDGRVYVAGSANLYRYSPETDTVENLGRAVSTESTLWRLKSDSEGRIYGGSFPNGKLYMYDPEKDQFTDFGPMAEGEQYLRSHDLYKDKVYIGMGSRAKLIEFTPKTGEKKEILLPEGYKHEKYVYDLDIRKHFLFARVTDSSTLLVYDLKKKEWINEITGVKGGEVSPAGPKNKIYFNKDNELHAYDLKKHLLEPTGFKDTWSAKGYGWADIDDKNFEGPDLVSSLFNGRFWVYNPKTGASKFMETQMEGQPIPLQSIGLGPDGNIYTSGYLSGGFARYSPAENKITSFSGFGQAENMISTDKYLYLGVYSGGYIYRYDPDLPYEHDPSNADAAINPKRLFTLKPHGQDRPFGFAEGDGKVFIGTVPDYGQLGGALTILDEANDHYEVFRNVVNSQSVISLQYKNNLVYGGTSVSGGLGVVPSEKEAKLFIFDPSSNQKIYEGTPLPGEKAIGALAFDKDGFLWGMSPGKIFKFDPKTKEVLLTKELFPYSWEGVGHYWRGAFLSANADGKFYGTSLGKLFSFDPVSLEMKILDSDASLFTMDKNGDLYFARGTDLYRYNR comes from the coding sequence GTGAAAAGTGGGTATTTTAAAATGTTTCTTCTTTTAACTCTGATTTTTGTAATTGCGTTCCCGAAAACGGGATCTGCTTCTCAGCCTGGTACGGTAGAGAAGCTTGGAACCATGCATCATTCAATCGGAATTCTCAGTGCCGTTTTTGGAAAAGGACCGAATGGAGAGCAGGCAATGTATGCAGTATCAAGCGGCAGTCCTGCAGTGCTGAATGTAATCAATGTAGATTCAGGCGAGAAAATATCTTCTCATAAGCTTGTAGGAGCCGCACAAGGATGGGGATCTGTTATTGCTCCTGACGGCAGGGTTTATGTAGCCGGCAGCGCAAATCTTTATCGCTACTCCCCGGAAACGGACACTGTTGAAAATCTGGGACGGGCCGTATCGACCGAATCGACTTTATGGCGTTTAAAGTCCGATAGTGAAGGGAGAATTTACGGAGGATCATTTCCAAATGGAAAGCTATACATGTATGATCCAGAAAAAGACCAGTTCACAGATTTCGGTCCCATGGCAGAAGGGGAACAATATTTGAGAAGTCATGATCTCTATAAAGATAAAGTCTATATCGGTATGGGGTCTCGTGCAAAGCTGATTGAGTTTACACCTAAAACAGGAGAAAAGAAAGAAATTTTGCTTCCTGAAGGCTATAAGCATGAAAAGTATGTGTATGACCTAGACATTCGAAAGCATTTCCTATTTGCCAGAGTAACTGATTCAAGTACTCTGCTGGTCTATGATTTGAAGAAAAAAGAATGGATAAATGAAATTACAGGGGTAAAAGGGGGAGAAGTCTCACCTGCCGGGCCGAAAAACAAAATTTATTTTAATAAAGACAACGAACTGCATGCTTATGATCTTAAAAAGCACCTTCTTGAACCGACAGGTTTTAAAGATACATGGAGCGCAAAAGGCTATGGTTGGGCAGATATAGATGATAAGAATTTTGAAGGACCAGACTTGGTCAGCTCGCTTTTCAACGGCCGCTTTTGGGTTTACAACCCTAAAACGGGAGCCTCTAAGTTTATGGAAACTCAAATGGAGGGACAGCCAATACCGCTTCAATCTATTGGGCTTGGACCTGATGGGAATATTTACACCAGCGGGTACTTAAGCGGCGGTTTTGCGCGCTACTCTCCTGCAGAAAACAAGATTACAAGTTTCTCAGGATTCGGACAGGCTGAGAATATGATTTCAACTGATAAATACCTGTATTTAGGGGTTTATTCCGGCGGTTATATTTACAGATATGATCCTGATCTTCCTTATGAACATGACCCTTCCAATGCAGATGCAGCAATAAATCCGAAACGGCTGTTTACTCTTAAACCCCACGGCCAGGATCGACCGTTTGGCTTCGCAGAAGGAGACGGAAAGGTGTTCATCGGCACAGTGCCAGACTATGGACAGCTTGGAGGCGCCCTTACTATCCTCGATGAAGCAAATGATCATTACGAAGTCTTTCGGAATGTTGTCAACAGCCAGAGTGTGATTTCTCTGCAGTACAAAAATAACCTTGTTTATGGAGGAACTTCTGTATCCGGGGGACTTGGTGTCGTTCCTTCTGAAAAGGAAGCGAAGCTGTTTATTTTTGATCCCTCATCAAATCAAAAAATTTACGAAGGTACACCGTTGCCTGGAGAAAAGGCGATCGGCGCCCTTGCGTTTGATAAGGATGGGTTTCTATGGGGAATGAGCCCGGGGAAAATCTTTAAATTTGACCCGAAAACTAAAGAAGTCCTTTTAACAAAAGAACTGTTCCCATATAGTTGGGAAGGAGTCGGCCACTATTGGCGGGGGGCATTCCTGAGTGCTAATGCGGACGGTAAGTTCTACGGAACTTCGCTTGGAAAACTGTTCTCCTTTGATCCTGTTTCACTGGAAATGAAGATTCTTGATTCAGACGCTTCTTTATTCACGATGGATAAAAATGGGGACCTCTATTTTGCCAGAGGGACCGATTTATACAGGTATAATCGTTAA
- a CDS encoding pentapeptide repeat-containing protein: MTKSFKIELPKIPPDLKRANFQDIYYEEDPYLANSIITDTAIDNEELDKLVLSKVTFKNVRFINASFSRIDMTDVLFENCDLSNARFSEGIIHRVTFKDCKLIGLNLTEASLGNVSFENCIVNMSDFADARLKQVIFDNSSLQSVNYYECKFNKVKFNRCDIDGADFTQTKLKGIDISTCTFDRINVDIGNLEGCVVSPEQAIGFAALLGLKVKS, encoded by the coding sequence ATGACAAAAAGTTTTAAAATTGAACTTCCAAAAATTCCGCCAGACCTAAAAAGAGCAAATTTTCAAGACATTTATTACGAAGAAGATCCATATTTAGCAAACAGCATTATTACTGACACTGCCATTGATAATGAGGAACTTGATAAATTAGTCCTGTCCAAAGTCACTTTTAAAAATGTAAGATTCATAAATGCTTCATTTAGCAGGATTGATATGACGGATGTGCTTTTTGAAAACTGTGACCTATCTAATGCTAGATTTAGTGAAGGAATTATACATAGAGTAACTTTTAAAGACTGTAAATTAATAGGCTTAAATCTTACAGAAGCCAGTCTGGGAAACGTTTCTTTTGAAAATTGCATTGTCAATATGAGTGACTTTGCAGATGCTCGTTTAAAACAGGTGATATTTGATAATTCATCTTTGCAGAGTGTTAACTATTATGAATGTAAATTTAACAAGGTTAAGTTTAATCGATGCGATATTGACGGCGCTGATTTTACCCAGACTAAACTTAAAGGAATTGATATTAGTACATGTACTTTTGATCGGATCAATGTGGATATAGGAAATTTGGAAGGTTGTGTAGTTTCTCCTGAACAGGCAATTGGATTTGCAGCGTTGTTAGGGTTAAAGGTTAAAAGTTAA
- a CDS encoding MDR family MFS transporter, whose protein sequence is MKAKQGNLKIVLAGLLLAILMASMDNTIVATAMGTIVGELGGLDKFVWVTSAYMVAEMAGMPIFGKLSDMFGRKKFFIFGLIVFLIGSILCGTAESITQLSIYRAIQGIGGGALIPIAFTIMFDTVPVEQRGKLGGLFGAVFGLSSIFGPLLGAYITDYINWQWVFYVNIPLGLLAFVFIVFFYKESPVHSKQKIDWWGAATLVGAVISLMFALELGGHTYEWNSGMIIGLFTIFAVLFVAFIIIERNVTDPIISFPMFKVRLFTTSNLLGLLSGMAFITASVYIPIYIQGVLGGTATNSGLVLLPMMLGSVVSATAGGFLMNKWSYRKIMIVFSVIFTAGMFLLTTLKPDTGRLLVTIYMILTGLGIGATFSVLTNAAIHHFDPSQRGSVNSTVSFIRSLGMTLGITVFGIIQRNEFSTKLNDIFAGMGQDHGQMSNNPAVADPRVLLAPEARAAIPPDVLNKITTALSNSITQTFMWALIPTALAFIVAMMMSRERLDSSIEHQQARREN, encoded by the coding sequence ATGAAAGCAAAACAAGGTAATTTGAAGATTGTATTGGCAGGTCTCTTACTGGCGATTTTGATGGCGTCTATGGACAACACTATTGTCGCTACAGCTATGGGGACCATTGTCGGAGAGCTTGGAGGGCTCGATAAGTTTGTATGGGTTACTTCCGCCTATATGGTGGCTGAAATGGCGGGAATGCCGATTTTCGGTAAACTGTCAGATATGTTTGGACGTAAGAAGTTTTTTATATTCGGTCTAATTGTCTTTTTGATAGGATCGATTCTGTGCGGCACTGCCGAAAGCATCACCCAACTGAGCATCTATCGTGCGATTCAGGGAATCGGAGGCGGTGCACTTATTCCAATCGCTTTTACGATCATGTTTGATACCGTTCCAGTTGAGCAGCGCGGAAAACTGGGCGGATTATTTGGAGCTGTGTTTGGTTTATCAAGTATCTTTGGACCGTTGCTGGGTGCGTATATTACAGACTATATAAACTGGCAATGGGTGTTTTACGTGAATATTCCATTGGGTCTTCTAGCTTTTGTGTTTATCGTATTCTTCTATAAAGAATCACCTGTCCACTCAAAACAAAAAATTGACTGGTGGGGCGCCGCGACTTTAGTTGGAGCTGTGATCAGTTTGATGTTTGCGTTAGAGCTCGGCGGTCATACATATGAATGGAATTCTGGAATGATCATAGGTTTGTTTACAATTTTTGCTGTATTGTTTGTTGCTTTTATCATTATTGAAAGAAACGTAACAGATCCTATTATTTCATTCCCTATGTTCAAGGTTCGACTGTTTACTACAAGCAATCTTTTAGGCTTATTGAGCGGTATGGCATTCATTACAGCTTCCGTATACATACCCATATACATTCAAGGTGTGCTTGGCGGGACTGCGACAAACTCGGGGCTCGTTCTGCTCCCTATGATGCTGGGTTCTGTCGTCTCGGCTACAGCCGGCGGGTTTCTAATGAATAAATGGAGCTACCGTAAGATTATGATTGTCTTTAGTGTGATTTTTACTGCAGGCATGTTCCTGTTAACAACATTAAAACCAGATACCGGACGTTTATTGGTTACTATTTATATGATACTTACAGGGCTTGGAATCGGGGCTACCTTCTCTGTCTTAACCAACGCGGCTATTCATCATTTTGATCCGTCACAGCGAGGCTCTGTTAATTCTACTGTCTCTTTTATACGCTCTTTGGGCATGACACTTGGAATTACCGTTTTCGGGATTATCCAGCGAAACGAATTTTCTACTAAACTGAATGATATTTTTGCAGGCATGGGACAAGATCACGGACAAATGTCCAATAATCCAGCGGTTGCAGATCCACGTGTCCTGCTTGCTCCTGAAGCTCGGGCTGCTATCCCGCCAGATGTCTTAAACAAGATTACGACTGCTCTCTCCAATTCCATCACACAAACGTTTATGTGGGCGCTCATTCCTACAGCTCTGGCGTTTATTGTAGCGATGATGATGAGCAGGGAAAGATTGGATTCATCTATAGAACATCAACAGGCTAGGAGAGAAAATTAA
- a CDS encoding NAD(P)H-dependent oxidoreductase has product MKHLVVYAHPHPDSFNHAILETAVNALEAKGHEVVVRDLYALDFQPVLKPQDTAAMKSGDIPDDIRTEQKFITQADIITFIYPIWWTGLPAIIKGYVDRVFSYGYAYAYGEEGIIQLLKGKKGLIINTHGTPKEIYDQMGMTAGLKITSDIGIFDFTGIEPLEHLLFGNVSETLEEAVRKDILRQIEETINSLFK; this is encoded by the coding sequence ATGAAACATCTTGTTGTCTATGCACATCCGCATCCCGACAGCTTTAATCATGCAATATTAGAAACGGCTGTTAATGCTTTAGAAGCCAAAGGTCATGAGGTTGTTGTGAGAGATTTGTATGCATTGGATTTTCAGCCTGTTCTGAAACCGCAGGATACGGCTGCTATGAAATCTGGTGATATCCCTGATGATATTAGAACAGAACAAAAATTCATTACGCAAGCAGATATTATCACATTTATATATCCAATTTGGTGGACTGGTCTTCCAGCTATTATTAAGGGTTATGTAGATCGAGTATTTTCCTATGGCTATGCCTATGCATATGGAGAAGAAGGAATTATTCAATTACTCAAAGGGAAGAAAGGTCTAATTATTAATACTCATGGTACTCCTAAAGAGATATATGACCAAATGGGAATGACCGCAGGTTTGAAAATCACATCAGATATTGGGATATTTGATTTTACAGGGATTGAACCATTAGAGCATTTATTATTTGGAAATGTCTCTGAAACCCTTGAAGAAGCAGTGCGGAAGGATATCCTAAGGCAAATTGAAGAGACAATCAATTCTCTTTTTAAGTAG
- a CDS encoding dihydrofolate reductase family protein: MVLIYHVAVSLDNFIADQGMLDGNINKSLFLFDGDHVPDFLTDIQQYDSVLMGGKTYEFGFQFGAKPGEPGYKGLKHYIFSNSMHFESNDEVELVKGDALEFIENLKQQGSGKIWLCGGGELAGSLLKNKLIDQLVLKVNPIIVGDGIPLFGNVKSDLKLELVDMKQYSNGVIKPTYNIIYD; encoded by the coding sequence ATGGTTTTAATTTATCATGTTGCAGTTTCATTAGACAACTTTATTGCAGATCAAGGTATGTTAGATGGGAATATTAATAAATCTCTCTTTTTATTTGATGGCGATCATGTTCCGGACTTTTTAACTGATATTCAGCAATATGATTCGGTTTTGATGGGTGGAAAAACATATGAGTTTGGATTTCAATTTGGTGCTAAACCTGGTGAACCTGGGTATAAGGGCTTAAAACATTACATATTTTCAAACTCCATGCACTTTGAATCAAATGATGAAGTCGAACTTGTGAAAGGAGATGCTTTAGAATTTATCGAGAATCTCAAACAGCAGGGCAGTGGTAAGATTTGGCTGTGCGGAGGCGGGGAATTAGCAGGGTCATTGCTGAAAAATAAACTCATTGATCAATTAGTGCTCAAGGTTAACCCTATTATAGTAGGTGATGGAATTCCTCTATTCGGAAATGTTAAATCGGATTTGAAATTAGAGTTAGTGGATATGAAACAATATTCTAACGGGGTCATTAAACCAACTTACAATATTATTTATGATTAG
- a CDS encoding TrmB family transcriptional regulator, whose amino-acid sequence MKENILDTLKNLNFTEYEAKAYLTLLEASPLTGYAVAKNSGVPRSKIYEVLDSLTIRGDILVSPGNTPQYTPVPAKELIKNRRMKADEHFEQAEILLEKFEHSANDRENIWNITGRSEILDKVKACIISAKNRILLEIWKEDFKELEPELKQAAIRGVSVTIIAYGEIISDFANVYLHDMSDEITEEYGGRWLVISGDDSEVVAGIVSLGKDSRAAWTMHVGLVMPITEVMIHDLYLMEIMKKHREILEESFGKNLINLRHKFAIHPDYKKHYVK is encoded by the coding sequence ATGAAAGAAAACATTTTAGATACATTAAAAAATCTGAATTTTACCGAATATGAAGCAAAAGCATATCTTACCTTATTGGAAGCATCGCCGTTAACAGGTTATGCAGTAGCAAAAAATTCCGGTGTACCACGTTCAAAAATATATGAAGTTCTGGACAGTCTCACAATAAGAGGAGATATTTTGGTTAGTCCAGGAAACACACCGCAATATACTCCAGTTCCAGCAAAGGAGCTAATTAAAAACCGTCGAATGAAAGCAGATGAACATTTTGAACAGGCAGAAATACTTTTAGAGAAATTCGAACATTCCGCAAATGACCGTGAAAATATCTGGAATATCACGGGGCGCAGTGAAATACTAGATAAGGTAAAAGCTTGTATTATATCTGCTAAAAATAGAATTCTATTAGAAATTTGGAAGGAGGATTTCAAAGAATTGGAGCCTGAACTAAAACAGGCGGCAATTAGAGGAGTCAGTGTAACCATAATCGCTTATGGGGAAATCATATCTGATTTCGCAAATGTTTATCTCCATGATATGAGTGATGAAATTACTGAAGAGTATGGTGGACGCTGGCTTGTAATTAGCGGAGATGATTCAGAAGTTGTAGCAGGTATTGTATCGCTTGGGAAGGATAGCCGCGCAGCATGGACAATGCATGTAGGTTTAGTCATGCCTATTACAGAAGTTATGATTCATGATTTATATCTCATGGAAATCATGAAAAAACATAGAGAAATTTTGGAAGAAAGCTTTGGAAAAAACCTCATCAATTTACGTCATAAATTTGCTATCCACCCGGATTATAAAAAACATTACGTGAAATAG